In one window of Comamonas testosteroni DNA:
- a CDS encoding flagellar basal body P-ring protein FlgI has translation MLSAFLIRGPGRSALALLLAVTALHAAAQPAPRLARAGVDSSAKVSMRALRHLVHVEGVRENQLIGYGLVVGLNGSGDSTQVKFAGQSVNNMLTQFGVKLPEKSSTKLKNVATVMVSAVFPPGYRKGQTIDVTVSSLGDAKNLRGGMLLMAPLRGVDNEVYAIAQGQLVVGGLSAAGASGSSVTVNTPTSGRIPNGATVEREIPTDFENGDTVLLSLRHPSFRTARNIVQTINARYGDIASTRDGTSIEVRAPSVPTQRVGFVADLQDLQVAMGQELPRVVFNSRTGTVVIAEGVTVKAAAVSHGALRVVIREQSNVSQPAPFSQGRTAVTPESDVLVKEGNGQMFEWPAGAKLQTIIDTINRTGASPDDIMSILQALDQAGALQGELIVI, from the coding sequence ATGTTGTCTGCCTTCCTGATTCGCGGCCCTGGCCGCAGCGCGCTGGCCTTGCTGCTGGCCGTCACGGCCTTGCACGCTGCGGCGCAGCCCGCCCCCCGTCTCGCGCGGGCCGGGGTGGACAGCTCTGCCAAAGTCAGCATGCGCGCGTTGCGCCATCTTGTGCATGTCGAGGGCGTGCGCGAGAACCAGTTGATCGGCTACGGCCTGGTGGTGGGCCTGAATGGTTCTGGGGACAGCACCCAGGTGAAGTTTGCCGGGCAGTCGGTGAACAATATGCTCACGCAGTTTGGCGTCAAGCTGCCCGAAAAAAGCAGTACCAAGCTCAAGAACGTGGCCACGGTGATGGTCAGTGCGGTATTTCCACCCGGCTACCGCAAAGGCCAGACCATCGACGTTACCGTGTCCTCGCTGGGCGACGCCAAGAACCTGCGTGGTGGCATGTTGCTGATGGCTCCGCTGCGCGGTGTGGACAACGAGGTCTATGCCATCGCTCAGGGCCAGCTGGTCGTGGGCGGCCTGAGTGCCGCTGGCGCCAGCGGCTCCAGCGTGACGGTGAACACCCCGACCTCGGGACGCATTCCCAACGGCGCCACGGTGGAGCGCGAGATCCCCACGGATTTTGAAAACGGCGACACCGTGCTGCTGTCGCTGCGCCACCCCAGCTTTCGCACGGCGCGCAACATCGTGCAGACCATCAATGCGCGCTACGGCGACATCGCCAGCACGCGCGACGGCACCAGCATCGAGGTGCGTGCGCCGAGCGTGCCCACCCAGCGCGTGGGCTTTGTCGCCGACCTGCAGGACCTGCAGGTGGCCATGGGCCAGGAGCTGCCGCGCGTGGTCTTCAACTCGCGCACCGGCACGGTGGTGATTGCCGAGGGCGTGACGGTCAAGGCCGCTGCGGTATCGCATGGTGCGCTGCGCGTGGTGATTCGCGAGCAGTCCAATGTCAGCCAGCCCGCGCCATTCAGCCAGGGCCGCACGGCGGTGACGCCCGAATCCGATGTACTGGTCAAGGAAGGCAACGGCCAGATGTTTGAATGGCCGGCCGGTGCCAAGTTGCAGACCATCATCGACACTATCAACCGCACCGGAGCCTCGCCGGACGACATCATGTCCATCTTGCAGGCTCTGGACCAGGCCGGTGCCCTGCAGGGTGAGCTGATCGTAATTTGA
- the flgK gene encoding flagellar hook-associated protein FlgK: MSMLFNGLTGVQASQVALNTVSQNLANALTPNYTRQGVMLTAKAAANSALAAGDGVAVTSLIRYADTYKTQQMWRAASTQGQYEAAQTYLLQLEQVMGDADGGINMALDGFFSALSAASVEPTSTPLRQQIIESAKALGQTVNNISQIVANQALAVRQQRSVAVDQVNSYINEIAALNDKIAQSSGAGLNTSSLQDQRDAKIDQLSKLVGVQSTLQPDGSVNLSLKGGQPLVVGNRAATVQLDPGSQSLSVVFGTETFQLGADNWGGTLGGLAALERDVLAPMDASVRGLAGVIAQEVNQVLQAGYGLDGQAGAPLFVFDATSSSALLTVGGSLTPERLGLSGDPAKVGDSAQLQALIALQSKAVNIYGAGNTGMVGSSVLLGDVYTQLVGKLGMYSQQNNASYETAQTVRNQSEANWRSTSAVNTDEEAVNLMQYQQMYQANMKVITVANELFDSLLQMR; the protein is encoded by the coding sequence ATGAGCATGCTTTTCAACGGTCTCACGGGTGTGCAGGCCTCTCAGGTCGCCCTCAACACCGTCAGCCAGAATCTGGCCAATGCCTTGACGCCTAATTACACCCGCCAGGGCGTGATGTTGACGGCCAAGGCCGCGGCCAACAGCGCGCTGGCCGCGGGTGACGGCGTGGCCGTGACCTCGCTGATCCGCTATGCCGACACCTACAAAACCCAGCAGATGTGGCGCGCGGCCAGCACCCAGGGCCAGTACGAGGCGGCACAGACCTATTTGCTGCAGCTCGAGCAGGTGATGGGCGATGCCGATGGCGGCATCAATATGGCGCTGGACGGATTTTTCAGTGCCCTGAGCGCCGCCAGCGTGGAGCCCACATCCACTCCGTTGCGCCAGCAGATCATCGAATCGGCCAAGGCTCTGGGGCAGACCGTCAACAACATCAGCCAGATCGTGGCCAATCAGGCGCTGGCCGTCCGCCAGCAGCGCAGCGTGGCCGTGGACCAGGTCAACTCGTATATCAACGAGATCGCCGCGCTCAACGACAAGATTGCACAAAGCTCGGGGGCGGGCCTGAATACCTCGTCCCTGCAGGATCAGCGTGATGCCAAGATCGACCAGCTGTCCAAGCTGGTGGGCGTGCAGAGCACGCTGCAGCCCGATGGCTCGGTCAACCTTTCGCTCAAGGGCGGCCAGCCGCTGGTGGTGGGCAATCGCGCAGCCACAGTGCAGTTGGACCCTGGCTCGCAGTCGCTGAGCGTGGTTTTCGGCACCGAGACCTTCCAGCTGGGCGCCGACAACTGGGGTGGCACCCTGGGCGGTCTGGCGGCGCTGGAGCGCGATGTGCTCGCACCCATGGATGCCTCGGTGCGCGGCCTGGCCGGGGTCATTGCTCAGGAAGTCAATCAGGTGCTACAGGCCGGATACGGTCTTGACGGTCAGGCCGGTGCCCCGCTGTTTGTGTTTGATGCCACCTCCAGCTCGGCCCTGCTGACGGTAGGCGGCAGTCTGACGCCGGAACGTCTGGGTCTGTCGGGTGATCCTGCCAAGGTGGGCGACAGCGCCCAGCTGCAGGCGCTGATCGCCCTGCAAAGCAAGGCCGTGAACATTTATGGCGCGGGCAACACCGGCATGGTGGGCTCTTCGGTGCTGCTCGGTGACGTCTACACCCAGCTGGTGGGCAAGCTGGGCATGTACAGCCAGCAAAACAACGCCTCCTACGAGACGGCCCAGACCGTGCGCAACCAGTCTGAGGCCAACTGGCGCTCCACCAGCGCGGTCAACACGGACGAAGAAGCCGTCAATCTGATGCAGTACCAGCAGATGTACCAGGCCAATATGAAGGTCATCACCGTGGCCAACGAGCTGTTCGACAGCCTGCTGCAGATGCGCTGA
- a CDS encoding flagellar hook-associated protein 3, which produces MRVSSNQYHITVNASLQNSNAQLEKLMGQMASGNRLTRPSDDPIAHVRIARLQREEASIAQYKDNIGALSGRMTQSETVLGSINSDLLAGRDLLVWALDGGNTAEDLSAMATSLEALRDGLYASTLTKDQEGTYLFSGTLSKTPTLGLDRTAAVGSRYSADGNAEQQMVVVGNGITQPANVTLGGEMASVLNALDAAIGVIRGGNTTANDPATRATLQAALEGVDQSMDQVSTKISKLGGAQNIIATLNTNWSNLSTANQTSVLEYSQLNYSTAAVQLKSLISAVQATQAAYGKVSQLSLFDAL; this is translated from the coding sequence ATGCGCGTCTCCAGCAACCAGTACCACATCACCGTCAACGCCTCGTTGCAGAACTCCAATGCCCAGTTGGAAAAGCTCATGGGGCAGATGGCCTCGGGCAACCGCCTGACCCGTCCCAGCGACGACCCCATCGCCCATGTGCGCATTGCGCGCCTGCAGCGCGAGGAAGCCAGCATTGCGCAGTACAAGGACAATATTGGTGCCTTGTCCGGCCGCATGACGCAAAGCGAGACCGTGCTCGGCAGCATCAACAGCGATCTGCTTGCAGGGCGCGACCTGCTGGTCTGGGCGCTGGATGGCGGCAACACTGCAGAAGACCTGAGCGCCATGGCCACAAGCCTGGAAGCCCTGCGTGACGGGTTGTATGCGAGTACCCTGACCAAGGATCAGGAAGGCACCTACCTGTTTTCCGGCACGCTGAGCAAGACGCCGACGCTGGGCCTGGACCGGACCGCTGCCGTCGGCAGCCGCTACAGCGCCGACGGCAATGCCGAGCAGCAGATGGTGGTGGTCGGGAACGGCATCACCCAGCCCGCCAACGTGACCCTGGGTGGTGAAATGGCCAGTGTGCTCAATGCGCTGGATGCCGCCATCGGTGTCATCCGCGGTGGCAACACCACGGCCAATGATCCGGCGACGCGAGCCACGCTGCAGGCTGCCCTCGAAGGCGTGGACCAATCCATGGACCAGGTCTCCACCAAGATTTCCAAGCTCGGTGGCGCCCAGAACATCATTGCGACGCTCAACACCAATTGGAGCAATCTCAGCACGGCCAACCAGACCTCGGTGCTCGAGTATTCGCAACTCAATTACTCGACTGCGGCGGTGCAGCTCAAAAGCCTGATTTCAGCCGTGCAGGCCACCCAGGCCGCCTATGGCAAGGTCAGCCAACTGAGCCTGTTTGACGCCCTGTGA
- a CDS encoding PilZ domain-containing protein — protein MCWDKDRYWSLSIDNMVFTKLPQANAVPAMIDSSYSRLDSPGALLQVFETLQRQQSVMTLRAEAHDASCLDDTGGRPCGMGLLSRIDADQQQLALDVSGALQPLPTQVLAVAHLPGGLLTQWVMQAQWTQQAGGGWLLEAPWPAQVLQHQRRRYPRVPLPLGQYGEARFMFGQRPCVLHVEDLSAGGVALRGSRSETAMLFMGRKIPMVVLNLGDGVQIQVDLAVRSRRSYRSFLLGELVVVGCSLEGLTQEQQATLERIMAERLN, from the coding sequence GTGTGCTGGGATAAAGACCGCTACTGGTCTTTGTCCATCGACAATATGGTGTTCACCAAGCTGCCTCAAGCTAATGCCGTACCTGCCATGATTGATTCGTCGTACTCCCGCCTGGACAGCCCGGGTGCTCTGTTGCAGGTGTTCGAGACCTTGCAGCGCCAGCAAAGCGTGATGACCTTGCGGGCTGAGGCGCACGATGCCTCCTGCCTGGACGATACCGGCGGCCGTCCCTGCGGCATGGGGCTGTTGAGCCGTATCGATGCGGACCAGCAGCAGCTGGCACTCGATGTCTCCGGCGCGCTGCAACCCCTGCCGACGCAGGTGCTGGCCGTGGCGCATTTGCCGGGGGGGCTGCTTACCCAATGGGTGATGCAGGCGCAGTGGACGCAACAGGCAGGTGGGGGCTGGCTGCTGGAGGCACCCTGGCCGGCACAGGTGCTGCAGCACCAGCGCCGGCGCTATCCGCGTGTGCCGCTGCCGCTGGGGCAGTACGGTGAAGCCCGCTTTATGTTCGGTCAGCGCCCTTGCGTACTGCATGTGGAAGATCTAAGCGCTGGGGGGGTGGCCTTGCGCGGCTCGCGCAGCGAAACCGCCATGCTGTTCATGGGCCGAAAAATTCCCATGGTGGTGCTCAATCTCGGCGATGGTGTGCAGATCCAGGTGGACCTTGCGGTGCGCTCGCGCCGCAGCTACCGCTCGTTTCTGCTTGGCGAGCTGGTCGTTGTGGGCTGCAGCCTGGAAGGCCTGACTCAGGAGCAGCAGGCCACGCTGGAACGCATCATGGCCGAGCGCCTGAACTAG
- a CDS encoding flagellin has translation MLSLHTNAASLSTQNSLASTNKALSSSMTKLGTGYRVNSAMDDAAGLQIATRLNAQARGMSVAQKNTQNGISMLQTAEGSLSEVSNILLRMKDLATESANATATQNDRDAMQAEFDALGAEMANIVANTKFGGESLFVAGKASIATAAGTLGTAAGATFQIGADAAETMTIKFGGAAASADGTLTDVLADLGAVSTQFANAPAAGTEVKTLTDANAIISDIETAINSVGTMRSGLGAASNRLEHVYNNLGNMIQNTEAAKGRILDVDYASETANMTNKQMLMQASSAMLKQSSSMSQMVASLLQ, from the coding sequence ATGCTGAGCCTGCACACCAACGCCGCTTCCCTGAGCACGCAAAACTCCCTGGCCTCGACCAACAAGGCCTTGTCTTCCTCCATGACCAAGCTGGGCACGGGCTACCGTGTCAACTCCGCCATGGACGATGCAGCAGGCCTGCAGATCGCCACCCGCCTGAACGCCCAGGCACGCGGCATGTCCGTGGCACAGAAAAATACCCAGAACGGCATCTCCATGCTGCAAACCGCCGAAGGCTCGCTGTCGGAAGTCAGCAACATTCTGCTGCGCATGAAGGATCTTGCCACCGAGTCCGCCAACGCCACAGCTACGCAAAACGATCGCGATGCCATGCAAGCCGAATTCGATGCTCTGGGCGCAGAAATGGCCAATATCGTGGCAAACACCAAATTCGGCGGTGAAAGCCTGTTCGTCGCAGGTAAAGCGAGCATCGCCACCGCCGCCGGAACATTGGGTACTGCAGCCGGCGCAACCTTCCAAATTGGCGCCGATGCAGCCGAAACAATGACTATCAAATTCGGTGGCGCCGCTGCTTCTGCAGACGGCACACTTACCGACGTGCTCGCCGACCTTGGAGCAGTGTCCACACAATTCGCCAACGCGCCCGCTGCCGGCACAGAAGTGAAGACCCTGACTGATGCCAACGCTATCATTTCCGACATCGAGACTGCTATTAATTCCGTCGGAACGATGCGTTCGGGACTGGGCGCAGCTTCCAACCGCCTGGAGCATGTCTACAACAATCTGGGCAATATGATCCAGAACACCGAGGCCGCCAAGGGCCGCATCCTGGACGTGGACTACGCCAGCGAAACCGCCAACATGACCAACAAGCAGATGCTGATGCAGGCGTCTTCCGCCATGCTCAAGCAGTCCTCGAGCATGAGCCAGATGGTGGCTTCGCTGCTGCAGTAA
- a CDS encoding flagellin, giving the protein MLSLHTNAASLSTQNSLASTNKALSSSMTKLGTGYRVNSAMDDAAGLQIATRLNAQARGMSVAQKNTQNGISMLQTAEGALAEVGNIILRMKDLATEGSNATATTDDKTAMKAEFDALSAEITNIMDNTKFGGQALMATGGTLTAAASFQIGATAAETYSFDASGSLTALNTAITALKAGAIANGTITLAETASNAVGTLRSAIGAGANRLEHVYNNLGNMIQNTEAAKGRILDVDYASETANMTNKQMLMQASSAMLKQSSSMSQMVASLLQ; this is encoded by the coding sequence ATGCTGAGCCTGCACACCAACGCCGCTTCCCTGAGCACGCAAAACTCCCTGGCCTCGACCAACAAGGCCTTGTCTTCCTCCATGACCAAGCTGGGCACGGGCTACCGTGTCAACTCCGCCATGGACGATGCAGCAGGCCTGCAGATCGCCACCCGCCTGAACGCCCAGGCACGCGGCATGTCCGTGGCACAGAAAAATACCCAGAACGGCATCTCCATGCTGCAAACTGCCGAAGGCGCTTTGGCCGAGGTTGGCAACATCATCCTGCGCATGAAGGATCTTGCGACGGAAGGCTCCAATGCCACAGCAACAACTGACGACAAGACTGCAATGAAGGCCGAATTCGATGCCCTGAGTGCCGAAATCACCAACATCATGGACAACACTAAGTTCGGTGGACAAGCGCTGATGGCCACCGGGGGCACACTCACGGCCGCCGCCTCATTCCAGATCGGCGCCACAGCTGCAGAAACCTATTCCTTTGACGCTTCAGGCAGCCTGACAGCACTGAATACAGCCATCACTGCCCTCAAGGCAGGCGCCATTGCGAACGGCACCATCACACTGGCAGAAACCGCCTCCAATGCCGTGGGCACGCTGCGCTCTGCTATTGGCGCAGGTGCCAACCGTCTGGAACATGTGTACAACAATCTGGGCAATATGATTCAGAACACCGAGGCCGCCAAGGGCCGCATCCTGGACGTGGACTACGCCAGCGAAACCGCCAACATGACCAACAAGCAGATGCTGATGCAGGCTTCGTCCGCCATGCTCAAGCAATCGTCGAGCATGAGCCAAATGGTGGCTTCGCTGCTGCAATAA
- a CDS encoding GNAT family N-acetyltransferase, protein MDKPAVDLLTPTLEEMDAVRQIFQEYADSLNIDLEFQGFETELAELPGDYAEPRGHILLARVDGSIAGCCALRPLDDSDYPNAAEMKRLFVRKAFRGFGLGRQLAEAMLDQARQAGYDHVLLDTLDDMEAARALYVELGFESIAPYYHNPLPGSHYLKADIG, encoded by the coding sequence GTGGACAAGCCTGCCGTGGACTTGCTGACGCCCACACTCGAGGAGATGGACGCTGTGCGTCAGATCTTCCAAGAGTATGCGGACAGCCTGAACATCGACCTGGAATTTCAAGGATTCGAAACCGAACTCGCCGAGCTTCCCGGCGACTATGCCGAACCCCGCGGGCATATTCTGCTGGCTCGTGTAGACGGCAGCATTGCAGGCTGCTGTGCACTGCGCCCCCTGGATGACTCCGACTATCCCAATGCCGCCGAGATGAAGCGACTGTTCGTGCGCAAGGCGTTTCGTGGCTTTGGCCTGGGGCGCCAACTGGCAGAGGCGATGCTCGACCAGGCACGCCAGGCCGGCTACGACCATGTGCTGCTGGACACGCTCGACGACATGGAAGCCGCCCGCGCACTCTATGTCGAGCTGGGCTTTGAATCCATCGCCCCCTACTATCACAACCCGCTGCCAGGGTCGCACTACCTCAAGGCCGATATCGGCTAA
- a CDS encoding cytochrome b/b6 domain-containing protein, which translates to MTQATNTTSTAPHKVRIWDLPTRLFHWLLAACIVALVITAKMGGNAMNWHLILGQVVLALLVFRIFWGLVGGYWSRFGSFIPSPAALQRYMHGKSTTQDRAGHNPLGSLSVLAMLIVLIAQVASGLISDDEIAFSGPLTRFVSGDLISQATGYHAHWGQYLIYGLVVLHVLALIWYSIKGDKLVPAMVTGDKLLQEPVPASRDTAGRRALAVVLALLASALSWWIQQLGQSAAF; encoded by the coding sequence ATGACGCAAGCCACCAACACCACTTCTACAGCCCCGCATAAAGTGCGCATCTGGGATCTGCCAACCCGCCTGTTCCACTGGCTTTTGGCAGCATGCATCGTGGCCCTCGTCATCACGGCCAAGATGGGTGGCAATGCCATGAACTGGCATCTGATACTGGGTCAGGTGGTTCTGGCGCTACTGGTCTTTCGTATTTTCTGGGGCTTGGTCGGCGGCTACTGGTCGCGCTTTGGCAGCTTCATCCCCTCTCCCGCCGCACTGCAGCGATATATGCACGGCAAATCAACTACTCAAGATCGCGCCGGCCACAACCCGCTGGGCTCACTGTCCGTGCTCGCCATGCTCATTGTTTTGATAGCGCAAGTCGCCAGCGGGCTGATCAGCGACGACGAAATTGCCTTCAGCGGCCCCTTGACCCGCTTTGTGTCCGGCGACCTGATTTCCCAGGCCACGGGCTATCACGCCCACTGGGGTCAGTACCTCATTTACGGGCTGGTCGTGCTGCATGTCCTCGCCCTGATCTGGTACAGCATCAAGGGCGACAAACTGGTGCCCGCCATGGTGACGGGTGACAAGCTGCTGCAAGAGCCAGTGCCCGCCAGCCGCGACACCGCCGGCCGCCGCGCTCTGGCCGTGGTGCTGGCACTGCTGGCAAGCGCCCTGTCCTGGTGGATTCAGCAACTTGGCCAAAGTGCTGCTTTCTAA
- a CDS encoding c-type cytochrome, producing MKAFSTLAFAAVVATVALPASAQFAKAEDAIKYRQSALSVLGTHFGRLGAMANGKMPFDAKSAQESAEVVAFMSKLPWAGFGAGTEGGKTKPEVWKEQAKFHDLSGKMEAEVVKLNAAAKTGNLDNLKTAFGPAANSCKSCHDSFRNK from the coding sequence ATGAAAGCTTTTTCCACTCTGGCATTCGCTGCTGTGGTTGCCACCGTGGCCCTGCCCGCCTCGGCCCAGTTCGCCAAGGCTGAAGATGCCATCAAATACCGCCAGAGCGCCCTGAGCGTGCTGGGCACGCATTTCGGCCGTCTGGGCGCCATGGCCAACGGCAAGATGCCCTTTGATGCCAAGAGCGCGCAGGAAAGCGCCGAGGTCGTTGCCTTCATGTCCAAGCTGCCCTGGGCCGGTTTCGGCGCCGGCACCGAAGGCGGCAAGACCAAGCCTGAAGTGTGGAAGGAGCAGGCCAAGTTCCATGACCTGTCGGGCAAGATGGAAGCCGAAGTCGTCAAGCTCAACGCTGCCGCCAAGACCGGTAATCTGGACAATCTCAAGACGGCTTTCGGCCCGGCAGCCAATAGCTGCAAGAGCTGCCACGACAGCTTCCGCAATAAGTAA
- a CDS encoding TlpA disulfide reductase family protein — protein MASKHWIAGIVAAAVIGVGAWVYSGAGQTAAPQSTFVLLDGSQKTTADLKGKVTLVNFWATSCTTCVAEMPEIISTYQKYQGKGFDTLAVAMSYDPPSYVVNFVESRKLPFQVALDNTGNVAKAWGDVQLTPTTFIVNKRGEIVKSYIGAPDFEQLHKLIEKLLAEPANA, from the coding sequence ATGGCAAGCAAACATTGGATCGCAGGCATTGTGGCGGCCGCCGTCATCGGCGTCGGGGCCTGGGTGTATTCGGGCGCAGGGCAGACTGCGGCGCCGCAATCCACCTTTGTGCTGCTGGACGGCAGCCAGAAAACCACCGCAGACCTCAAGGGCAAGGTGACGCTGGTGAACTTCTGGGCCACCAGCTGCACCACCTGTGTGGCAGAGATGCCCGAGATCATCAGCACCTACCAGAAGTACCAGGGCAAGGGCTTTGACACCCTGGCCGTGGCCATGAGCTACGACCCGCCCAGCTATGTCGTGAACTTTGTCGAATCGCGCAAGCTGCCCTTCCAGGTCGCGCTGGACAACACCGGCAACGTGGCCAAGGCCTGGGGCGATGTGCAACTCACCCCCACCACCTTCATCGTCAACAAGCGCGGCGAGATCGTGAAGAGCTATATCGGCGCCCCCGACTTTGAGCAGCTGCACAAGCTGATCGAGAAGCTGCTGGCCGAGCCGGCGAACGCTTGA
- a CDS encoding PTS sugar transporter subunit IIA: MTTRILLLTHAPLAAALRECALHVFADSADDLLALDVPSEEAPEATLERALAMLVAHGGLDAPTLVLTDLFGATPCNVAQRLTGLLQARLVAGVNLPMLLRSIGYRHEPLDALVSRAMVGGSQGVMQVAGSSRQNQSARPSNDQDQYHHQQ, encoded by the coding sequence ATGACCACGCGCATTCTTTTGCTCACTCACGCTCCTCTGGCCGCTGCATTGCGCGAATGCGCCCTGCATGTGTTTGCCGATAGCGCTGACGACTTGCTGGCCCTGGATGTGCCTTCTGAAGAGGCGCCCGAGGCCACGCTGGAGCGCGCCCTGGCCATGCTGGTGGCACATGGCGGACTGGATGCGCCGACCCTGGTGCTGACCGATCTGTTTGGCGCCACCCCATGCAATGTGGCCCAGCGTCTCACGGGACTGTTGCAGGCCAGGCTGGTGGCGGGTGTGAACCTGCCCATGCTGTTGCGCTCCATCGGCTATCGGCATGAGCCGCTGGATGCCCTGGTTTCGCGGGCCATGGTGGGCGGCAGCCAGGGGGTGATGCAGGTAGCCGGCAGTTCCCGACAAAATCAAAGCGCACGACCTTCCAATGATCAAGACCAATATCACCATCAGCAATAA
- a CDS encoding HPr family phosphocarrier protein produces MIKTNITISNKLGLHARASAKLTKLAGSFPCEVWLTKGERRVNAKSIMGVMMLAAGIGSALELETDGAQEQEATDALVALINDKFGEGQ; encoded by the coding sequence ATGATCAAGACCAATATCACCATCAGCAATAAATTGGGCCTGCATGCCCGTGCATCGGCCAAGCTCACCAAGCTGGCCGGAAGCTTCCCCTGCGAGGTCTGGCTGACCAAGGGCGAGCGCCGCGTCAATGCCAAGAGCATCATGGGCGTGATGATGCTGGCGGCGGGCATAGGATCCGCGCTGGAGCTGGAAACCGATGGCGCGCAGGAGCAGGAAGCTACGGATGCGCTGGTGGCCCTGATCAACGACAAGTTTGGCGAAGGCCAGTAG